Within Erwinia aphidicola, the genomic segment TCGCTACCTGGTCGATGGCCAGACGTTTCGGTCAGGAAGACGACTGGCACGTCCTGAACTTCATTACCGGTAGCGATGACAAGTTCAAAAAGATATTACTCGGTGACAAGTCCCGACCACAGTCGAACGGCACCAATCCTTTCGCTTATGGGAGTCCGACATTCATCACTCAGCTGATGGAATCATTACAGCCAGCTGGCAACGGAAGCGATGAAGGGTGGAAAGACAAAGCGCGCGCCATGATGAACGCGCTGATTTACGCCCTGTGCTACAAGCGGGCCAGGGACAACATTCTGCTGACACAGGACGTCATTCAGTCCTATCTCCCGTTAGTTAAGTTTGTGGGGCTCTACCGTGAAGCGCTGGATCAAGGCTGGCACGTGGAAGGCTACAAGCCGATGGAAAACTATCTGGCCAACCTCGCCGGCTTTGATATGAACCTGATTAACCGTCCGGGAGAATGGTCCCAGGGCGCACTGGACCAGCACGGGTACCTCATTCAGCAGTTCACCCGCATGCTCAGCATGTTCAACGATACCTATGGCCATGTCTTTCCCAAAAACGGCGGGGACATCGATATGCAGGACATCCTGCACAACGATCGCACGCTGGTTGTCCTCATACCGGCGCTTGAGCTTTCCGATAACGAGGCGGCCACACTGGGCAAGCTCTATATCTCAGACATCAGGATGAACATCGCCAAAGACCTGGGTAACAAGATTGATGGCTCACCGGAACACACGCTAACCGTGAAGAAGTTCGCCAGCAAGTTTCCTTTCATGCTGCTTTGTGACGAAGTGGGTTACTACTTCGCACCTGGTCTGGAGAAACTGGCCGCCCAGATGCGAAGCCTGCGTTACATGCTGGTTATCCTTGGCCAGGACCTGCAGGCCATGCTGAAACATGGGAAAGAAGTGCATTCTGTGAACGCCAACCTCGGTACCAAGCAGTTCATGAAAACGGAGGATACGGAAGACACCCTGAAGATGATCCGCGCGGTCGGTGGTACGGGTCAGTATGCTGAGCAGCGCACCATGGAACGGACCAGTATGGGGAGCTATCAGGATGTTGACCGCGTGGAGTTCCGCGATAAAGACAACATCCAGTTGGATGAGCTCAAGTCACTGAAAGAGGGTGAGGGAATCATCGTCTTTGAAGACCAGCAGGTCCGCAGCAACTCCATCTATATCCCGGATAGTGAGAAAATTTCGAAACTGGACGTTAAGATCAACCGTTACGTCCCCATCCGTCGCCCGGATTTCAATGACCTTTGTCGTGAAGTACCGGCAGCCGAACGCCGGCGTCCGGTATCCCAGGAGCGGGTCAGCCAGATTCTGGACATCTGCCACTCGACCAGTCCGGAAGAGTATCACGGCCACCTTCAAGCCCGTATCGAGGACCAGACACTTCTGGCCATCACAAAACTGGCCAGCGATCTGGATAGCCGTACCGATGTGGACTACAGCGACGATGAACGCGGTATTCTGCTGTTTGAAGCAGCTGTTAACGCCCTTGAGAAGAACAAGGGCAAATACCGTTGGCTGAAGGACCGCGAAAATATACGCATATCGAAGAAGCGTATTGAAGAGGCACACCAGAACAATGCCGGATACAGCACGCCACCGGCACAACCATCACCAACGGAAAATTTCTTCCAGCCGGCGGCCCCTTCATACCCCGAACAAACCCACTATACAGAGAACAGCACCTATGATGACTGGCACCAGAACTTCGCGCCTGACGCTTTTACTGACGACTTTGCTTCTTCCTCTGTCATCGATCGCATCTGAGGTAAGAATCACTACCGGATTTTCTCCCGGAGGAAGCGCCATCGAAAACATACTGACTGCAATTAATAGCGCCCGACAAAGCATCGACGTTGCTGCATACAGCTTTACCAGCAAGCCTGTGGCCATCGCGCTGGATAACGCCAGCCAGCGTGGTATCAGAGTCCGGGTGGTCGCGGATGCAAAAGACAACGGCGGCCACTATTCAGCTGTCACCTGGTTAAAGCATAAGGGTATCCCGGTTCGTCTGAACGACCGCTACGCTATCCAGCACAACAAATTCATGGTGATTGACGGAGTGACTACTCAGACGGGCTCGTTTAATTACACGTCCAGCGCATTTAAACGCAATGCCGAAAACACGGTAGTCATCTGGAGTGAGCCTTCGACTGCTCAGGCCTATCAGGGGGAATTTAATCGTCTCTGGAGTGAAGGGACTGATTAACGCCAGGCAATCTGGCTGATCACGTCGCGCAGCTGCACCTGGATGATTTTAGGCTACAACCACCCACTTCCTCAGCTGAGGTTCTAATGGATTTCCATGACCCGTTTCTGGTGTTAAACCTTAACGTCCTTCTTGCTCTCACAATTTTGATAGCAGCCGTTTCGGTTTATTTTATTTATCACGAACGTAAAGAGAGAGAAAAGCGACGGCCAGGGCCACAGAATCATTTAAAAAAATAAGCTAATGCGCCGATCACAAAACCGCCTTCGTGGCGGTTTTTTTGCTTCTGGGACCAGATAACTTCAGGACTTGAGTTTGCCGCTTCAGGCATCACGACATGTAAGGCCATCCAGCACAGAAAGATCGAAGATGATGATTGAGGGTCCGTGAAGATAAGAATCGGTCCATGCACCTTCCCAGTCATAAACGCCGTGAAGCCCGCAGGTTTTGAACAGCTCGATGCTCTCTTCCGAATTAACACCTCTGTTGCCAGTGTAGAGCATTCTACCTTTGAAATTCTGGTAATGAGGCTGCGCTAACCCATACCATTCCCTTCCTTGCGAAAGTGACGTGCTGATCCCGACCGGGAGATGGCGATGCAAAAGTTCCGCAACTCGCGGCTGTTCACTGAGAGGTTTGCTGAAATCCGCGAGCAGCGCCCTCTCCGATAACTTACATTGGTAGACAAGCGGGGAGCCCCCGTTACGACATTTGTAACGGGCATGATTACGAGCTCC encodes:
- the trbC gene encoding F-type conjugative transfer protein TrbC, which gives rise to QDRGRELWLQTSDALRHMQIMATTGGGKTETLYSMYLNSLCWSRGCCISDGKAQIDLAVATWSMARRFGQEDDWHVLNFITGSDDKFKKILLGDKSRPQSNGTNPFAYGSPTFITQLMESLQPAGNGSDEGWKDKARAMMNALIYALCYKRARDNILLTQDVIQSYLPLVKFVGLYREALDQGWHVEGYKPMENYLANLAGFDMNLINRPGEWSQGALDQHGYLIQQFTRMLSMFNDTYGHVFPKNGGDIDMQDILHNDRTLVVLIPALELSDNEAATLGKLYISDIRMNIAKDLGNKIDGSPEHTLTVKKFASKFPFMLLCDEVGYYFAPGLEKLAAQMRSLRYMLVILGQDLQAMLKHGKEVHSVNANLGTKQFMKTEDTEDTLKMIRAVGGTGQYAEQRTMERTSMGSYQDVDRVEFRDKDNIQLDELKSLKEGEGIIVFEDQQVRSNSIYIPDSEKISKLDVKINRYVPIRRPDFNDLCREVPAAERRRPVSQERVSQILDICHSTSPEEYHGHLQARIEDQTLLAITKLASDLDSRTDVDYSDDERGILLFEAAVNALEKNKGKYRWLKDRENIRISKKRIEEAHQNNAGYSTPPAQPSPTENFFQPAAPSYPEQTHYTENSTYDDWHQNFAPDAFTDDFASSSVIDRI
- a CDS encoding phospholipase D family protein, which gives rise to MMTGTRTSRLTLLLTTLLLPLSSIASEVRITTGFSPGGSAIENILTAINSARQSIDVAAYSFTSKPVAIALDNASQRGIRVRVVADAKDNGGHYSAVTWLKHKGIPVRLNDRYAIQHNKFMVIDGVTTQTGSFNYTSSAFKRNAENTVVIWSEPSTAQAYQGEFNRLWSEGTD